A genome region from Lucilia cuprina isolate Lc7/37 chromosome 3, ASM2204524v1, whole genome shotgun sequence includes the following:
- the LOC111686157 gene encoding inositol oxygenase yields MRLLLEHQIDFIDPSELLRPEPTFADKSLSKFRDYSVDETDPLKERVRQTYRLMHLNQTVDFVHGRRQRWLQYNTMKATVREALEKLNDLIDESDPDIDLPNIVHAFQAAERAREEFPELDWLHLTALIHDLGKIMAFYDEPQWCVVGDTFPVGCDWGDSIVYRKDSFEGNPDGNNHKYNTKYGMYEPNCGIDNLLMSWGHDEYMYQVLKHNKTKLPDIACKIIRFHSFYPWHNGGDYQHLAKPEDEETKKWVLIFK; encoded by the exons atgcGTTTATTACTAGAG CACCAAATCGATTTTATTGATCCTTCGGAATTATTGCGCCCAGAACCCACTTTCGCCGATAAAAGTTTATCGAAATTCCGTGATTACAGTGTCGATGAAACAGATCCTCTCAAAGAACGTGTACGTCAAACTTATCGCCTAATGCACTTAAATCAAACTGTGGATTTTGTTCATGGACGTCGTCAAAGATGGTTGCAATATAATACCATGAAAGCTACTGTACGTGAAGCTCTAGAGAAACTTAACGATTTAATTGATGAATCTGATCCCGATATTGATTTACCCAATATTGTACATGCTTTCCAAGCAGCTGAACGGGCCCGCGAAGAATTTCCCGAACTCGATTGGTTACATTTGACCGCCTTAATTCATGATTTAGGCAAAATTATGGCTTTCTATGATGAACCTCAATGGTGTGTAGTGGGTGATACTTTCCCTGTAGGTTGTGATTGGGGTGATAGTATTGTCTATCGTAAGGATAGTTTTGAGGGTAATCCAGATGGTAATAAtcacaaatataatacaaagtATGGCATGTATGAACCTAATTGTGGCATTGATAATCTTTTAATGTCTTGGGGTCATGATGAATATATGTATCAAGTTTTgaaacataataaaacaaaattacccGATATTGCCTGCAAAATTATCCGTTTCCATTCGTTTTACCCCTGGCACAATGGTGGTGATTATCAACATTTGGCTAAGCCAGAAGATGAGGAGACTAAAAAATGGGTGCTGATATTTAAGTAA
- the LOC111686169 gene encoding ribonuclease P protein subunit rpr2 — MSQTKTKYNFQGKECFSRMNFLYQASLLMAGKNNALSSYYGELCKNVGKKAVLRIDPTVKRDLCKRCSLAQKPGITSDLNIKSLRKRRKWKSRNSQDVEHLDQDCQMQMACKLCGYQRNFNVKTEYTFWLENPESVAEVCNIKTDEKQNNRIKDSNDKVITIKKTENNKV; from the exons atgtctcaaaccaaaacaaaatataattttcaaggtAAAGAATGTTTTAGTCGcatgaattttttatatcaagCTTCTCTACTAATGGCTGGCAAAAATAATGCACTCTCCTCCTACTATGGCGAACTTTGTAAGAATGTGGGTAAAAAGGCTGTATTAAGAAT AGATCCCACAGTTAAACGTGATCTTTGCAAACGTTGCTCTTTGGCCCAAAAGCCCGGCATTACCAgtgatttaaatattaaaagtctaCGCAAGAGAAGAAAATGGAAATCAAGAAATTCTCAAGATGTGGAACATTTAGATCAGGATTGTCAAATGCAAATGGCTTGTAAATTGTGTGGTtatcaaagaaattttaatgttaagaCAGAATATACATTTTGGTTAGAAAATCCTGAATCTGTTGCAGAAGTTTGCAATATTAAGACTGATGAAAAGCAGAATAACAGAATTAAAGATTCTAATGATAAggttattacaataaaaaagactgaaaacaataaagtttaa
- the LOC111686160 gene encoding peroxisomal targeting signal 1 receptor: MSLRQLVEGDCGGVNPLMQLGGQFTRDAAHKDEGYVQAQFERSMRQDEHMVNEFLGQVAGPPQSFQMETLLQEMREIEQAQMGPAQLQHAPRVIDEVAGQWSKEFGAPMQIQPPVAPQMVHVQPQQQQMTHVREFFDEGPETSSSYLNRPAPYLAICPPHPSAMMDQQMSIGLTDKFFEEASAIEKSEQQLPEALQGEDWVNDYQTSNESNEQAAANYNEKFWQRLQDEWAKLSEESDHPWLSEYDENYDPYKEYKFAEENPMKEVENALEKGKEYLSKGDIPSAVLCFEAAASKDPENAEAWELLGISQAENEMDPQGIAALKRSLDLRPDNLKVLMALAVCYTNESLQSQAVKMLTNWLQLHPKYKHLVPAQPETPADAAASMASSLIRGNKLQEVQNMYLEAVRMDPQTVDPEVQEALGVLYNLSSEYDKAVDCFQAALHANPQNAKVWNRLGASLANGSRSVEAVEAYQRALELEPGFIRVRYNVGVCCLNLKAYQQAVEHLLTALNMQANVAASRDLPAGTVGAGQQQMSESIWSTLKMVISLMGRNDLQGFVSDRNLSALNEAFKD; encoded by the coding sequence atgtcccTCAGACAACTAGTTGAAGGTGACTGTGGTGGTGTAAATCCTCTCATGCAATTGGGTGGTCAATTTACCCGTGATGCAGCCCATAAAGATGAAGGTTACGTGCAGGCACAATTTGAACGTTCTATGCGTCAAGATGAACACATGGTAAATGAGTTTTTGGGTCAAGTGGCTGGGCCACCGCAATCGTTTCAAATGGAAACATTGTTGCAAGAAATGCGTGAAATCGAACAGGCTCAAATGGGTCCAGCACAGTTACAGCACGCTCCTCGTGTAATAGATGAGGTAGCCGGCCAATGGTCTAAGGAGTTTGGCGCACCCATGCAAATACAACCACCTGTCGCTCCACAAATGGTACACGTACAGCCTCAACAGCAGCAAATGACGCATGTAAGAGAATTTTTCGATGAAGGACCTGAAACTTCATCTTCATACCTTAATAGACCGGCTCCCTATTTGGCTATTTGTCCACCCCATCCCAGTGCCATGATGGATCAACAAATGTCTATTGGTTTAACGGATAAATTCTTCGAGGAAGCCAGTGCCATAGAGAAATCGGAACAACAGTTACCTGAAGCGCTACAAGGTGAAGATTGGGTTAATGACTATCAAACTAGTAATGAGAGCAATGAACAGGCTGCTGCCAATTATAATGAGAAATTCTGGCAACGTTTACAGGATGAATGGGCAAAATTATCTGAAGAATCAGATCATCCTTGGCTATCAGAATACGATGAAAATTATGATCCCTATAAGGAGTACAAGTTTGCCGAAGAAAATCCCATGAAAGAGGTAGAAAATGCTTTGGAAAAGGGCAAAGAATATTTGTCTAAAGGTGATATACCCAGTGCAGTGTTATGTTTTGAAGCAGCTGCCAGCAAAGATCCTGAAAATGCTGAAGCATGGGAACTTTTAGGCATATCACAGGCAGAAAATGAAATGGATCCACAAGGTATAGCGGCCCTCAAGAGATCGTTAGATTTAAGGCCCGATAATCTTAAAGTCTTAATGGCCTTGGCGGTGTGTTACACCAATGAAAGTTTACAGTCACAGGCGGTGAAAATGTTAACCAATTGGTTACAGTTACATCCTAAATACAAACATCTAGTGCCGGCGCAACCTGAGACTCCAGCAGATGCAGCGGCCTCTATGGCTTCATCATTGATACGCGGTAATAAGTTGCAGGAGGTACAGAATATGTATTTAGAAGCAGTACGCATGGACCCACAAACAGTAGATCCTGAGGTGCAGGAGGCCTTAGGCGTACTCTATAATCTCTCATCGGAATATGACAAGGCAGTGGATTGTTTTCAGGCTGCTCTACATGCCAATCCACAAAATGCTAAAGTTTGGAATCGCCTGGGAGCCAGCTTGGCTAATGGTTCTCGTTCCGTGGAAGCTGTTGAGGCCTATCAAAGAGCTTTGGAATTGGAACCAGGTTTCATACGTGTACGCTATAATGTAGGCGTCTGCTGTTTGAATTTAAAAGCTTACCAACAAGCCGTCGAACATCTATTGACCGCCCTTAACATGCAGGCAAATGTGGCCGCTAGTCGAGACCTACCAGCAGGCACAGTGGGTGCTGGTCAGCAACAAATGTCCGAGTCCATATGGAGTACTTTGAAAATGGTTATTTCGCTAATGGGTCGCAATGATTTACAGGGTTTCGTTAGTGATCGCAATTTGTCAGCCCTTAATGAAGCTTTTAAGGATTAA
- the LOC111686162 gene encoding cytochrome b5 isoform X1 gives MNTYFPLLLTKKELYFFPSVIVIYLAQFYFLHSLRITEANRNKKKMVEITLETVKQHNKPTDLWIIIENKVYDLTKFRSEHPGGEEALDEVAGRDGTKDFIDVGHSQEAREIMKKYYIGDLAAKDCKNKLPLREIGIAVGAVVIGVAAVFLIKKALAKN, from the exons ATGAATACTTATTTTCCACTactgttaacaaaaaaagaattgtatttttttccatCAGTCATAGTCATATATTTggcacaattttattttttacattcacTACGCATTACTGAAGCAAatagaaacaagaaaaaaatggtCGAAATCACTTTAGAAACTGTAAAACAGCACAATAAACCCACTGATTTATGgataataattgaaaataaagtttatgaTTTAACCAAGTTTCGCAGTGAG caCCCTGGTGGTGAGGAAGCCTTAGATGAGGTAGCTGGTCGTGATGGCACTAAGGATTTCATTGATGTGGGTCACAGCCAAGAAGCCAG agaaataatgaaaaaatactaTATTGGAGATTTAGCTGCCAAAGATTGTAAAAATAAGCTGCCACTCAg GGAAATTGGTATTGCCGTTGGCGCTGTGGTTATTGGAGTTGCTGccgtatttttaataaaaaaggctTTAgccaaaaattag
- the LOC111686162 gene encoding cytochrome b5 isoform X2: MNTYFPLLLTKKELYFFPSVIVIYLAQFYFLHSLRITEANRNKKKMVEITLETVKQHNKPTDLWIIIENKVYDLTKFRSEHPGGEEALDEVAGRDGTKDFIDVGHSQEAREIMKKYYIGDLAAKDCKNKLPLSLNTVNASENHEKLNVPKQCCLIS; this comes from the exons ATGAATACTTATTTTCCACTactgttaacaaaaaaagaattgtatttttttccatCAGTCATAGTCATATATTTggcacaattttattttttacattcacTACGCATTACTGAAGCAAatagaaacaagaaaaaaatggtCGAAATCACTTTAGAAACTGTAAAACAGCACAATAAACCCACTGATTTATGgataataattgaaaataaagtttatgaTTTAACCAAGTTTCGCAGTGAG caCCCTGGTGGTGAGGAAGCCTTAGATGAGGTAGCTGGTCGTGATGGCACTAAGGATTTCATTGATGTGGGTCACAGCCAAGAAGCCAG agaaataatgaaaaaatactaTATTGGAGATTTAGCTGCCAAAGATTGTAAAAATAAGCTGCCACTCAg tCTTAATACCGTTAATGCTAGCGAAAATCACGAAAAGCTTAATGTTCCAAAACAATGTTGTCttattagttaa
- the LOC111686162 gene encoding cytochrome b5 isoform X3 produces the protein MNTYFPLLLTKKELYFFPSVIVIYLAQFYFLHSLRITEANRNKKKMVEITLETVKQHNKPTDLWIIIENKVYDLTKFRSEHPGGEEALDEVAGRDGTKDFIDVGHSQEAREIMKKYYIGDLAAKDCKNKLPLR, from the exons ATGAATACTTATTTTCCACTactgttaacaaaaaaagaattgtatttttttccatCAGTCATAGTCATATATTTggcacaattttattttttacattcacTACGCATTACTGAAGCAAatagaaacaagaaaaaaatggtCGAAATCACTTTAGAAACTGTAAAACAGCACAATAAACCCACTGATTTATGgataataattgaaaataaagtttatgaTTTAACCAAGTTTCGCAGTGAG caCCCTGGTGGTGAGGAAGCCTTAGATGAGGTAGCTGGTCGTGATGGCACTAAGGATTTCATTGATGTGGGTCACAGCCAAGAAGCCAG agaaataatgaaaaaatactaTATTGGAGATTTAGCTGCCAAAGATTGTAAAAATAAGCTGCCACTCAggtaa